A single window of Nicotiana tomentosiformis chromosome 1, ASM39032v3, whole genome shotgun sequence DNA harbors:
- the LOC138891491 gene encoding uncharacterized protein, whose product MDVKALANRFVRLDILELSRVLAGVVLQSSLFKRIKARQYDDPYLLVLSDTVQRGGDKKVTIGDDGMLRLQGRICVHNVDGLRELILEEAHNSRYSIHLAATKIYRDLKQYY is encoded by the coding sequence ATGGATGTTAAGGCTTTGGCCAAcaggttcgtgaggttggatatctTGGAGCTCAGCAGGGTACTTGCTGGTGTTGTGTTGCAATCGTCTTTGTTTAAGCGCATTAAGgcacgccagtatgatgatccctacttGCTTGTCCTTAGTGACACAGTGCAACGAGGTGGTGACAAgaaggtgactattggtgatgatgggatgttgaggcttcagggtcggatctgtgttcataatgtggatggcttgagggagttgattcttgaggaggctcacaattcgcggtattctattcacttAGCTGCTACGAAGATATATCGTGATTTGAAGCAGTATTATTAG
- the LOC138891489 gene encoding putative late blight resistance protein homolog R1A-10, with protein sequence MAGLRHVHINDRAAFGFRKEVIENSSKLDGLETFSTPSLAYGDDMEKMMRKFSNLKKLKCRFLESVYYSMKLRKNCIRFPILDFLVHLESLKVFSNGKKLSQPCEFKLPENLKKLTLSNFRLPGKEISIIAMLPNLEVLKLLLKAFEGEKWEVKVLKLDDVVISQWDVSDDAFPSLEKLVLQRCKKLKEIPSCFGYNCSIQSIEVSWCSLSVTESAKQIQDTQVDMGNGGFKIFI encoded by the coding sequence ATGGCAGGGTTGAGACATGTGCACATAAATGATCGTGCTGCTTTTGGTTTCAGAAAGGAGGTCATTGAGAATTCTTCCAAATTAGATGGTTTGGAAACATTTTCGACCCCATCTCTTGCTTATGGAGATGACATGGAAAAAATGATGAGGAAGTTCTCCAATCTCAAAAAGTTGAAGTGTAGATTTTTGGAATCTGTCTATTATTCGATGAAGTTGAGAAAGAATTGCATTCGTTTCCCCATATTGGACTTTCTAGTTCATCTGGAATCCCTGAAGGTGTTTTCTAATGGCAAAAAACTGTCACAACCCTGTGAATTTAAGCTCCCAGAGAACCTCAAGAAGTTGACACTTTCAAATTTTCGCTTACCCGGGAAAGAAATATCAATAATTGCAATGCTTCCTAACCTTGAGGTACTCAAGTTGCTACTTAAAGCCTTTGAGGGAGAAAAATGGGAAGTCAAAGTGTTGAAACTGGACGATGTAGTTATCTCTCAATGGGATGTCTCTGATGATGCGTTTCCTAGTCTCGAGAAACTGGTTTTGCAAAGATGTAAGAAGCTTAAGGAGATCCCTTCTTGTTTCGGTTACAACTGTTCGATACAAAGCATTGAAGTTAGTTGGTGCAGCCTTTCCGTCACTGAATCGGCCAAGCAAATTCAGGATACACAAGTTGACATGGGAAATGGTGGATTCAAAATCTTTATTTAG
- the LOC104088086 gene encoding uncharacterized protein: protein MFSIVSYTLEDLVDCMADRLAPDLLEKMKSLSFKLTFERRFRWSIGDGFAKRENYIDIWQQFTSDISYSVACLNCLYWLDDIPQEIAQGFEQHLSSSIRRCEDAIQIDAREVLIRLHKASELLLTFDTSINDLPLYFVDFVLDSVVELRNSKENLKFPIKGLSETLHYLGTSIADRLTQSTENLKLKGQEAIRRIDFLRAEVMEKEVGASNHSYAINPKSIQDLCTHYSRREQKLMTDPFTCMKWLEKHGEIKIRRVALELNIRLHYLQFILKRRPSGQEEFNLVYQTMKTIGTNIHEACINAKYGRVDSALSILESQLASMLKDFDLRQEVEHAHSLLSSSANDSDLQGAPMPTQLAIEFISTLLLNLKYLVSYRFKPRATVKREMEIFEVKLSFLRGFLKLTSIFFIKSERLENLVARIIALVGEAACISYWCYPEKLTRKMEHEMSHRISDLLRRMKSFEAEMRDNYLIALEASHSSQSEYRTPYSSELVVAVVDSLIDNFMELADKGSTSLIFKALRIETIHQDQSFLITLLKDLRRQCSENIKFDDLLTYVKAQSDKMNQAAPSVPLEEVSTQVTSSLLQLTVIIKLIKAEFFLMDLQQSIPNSTVSWKGEIPILSEELKALTTIAIDVLWQCDCHSRNVEALSDIFEHVINIRDITNATEHMDEMLFHGPFELSVKVKLIKSEISLRKLLKNQISIVDPVKDNFDNLLMDLEFLGMLLLDLPEQYAKQERRNHLLSCVDVVAAEIDTIIESHCSKKDVEGMAGRMDLQLSDVLQKIKLIKAEDREICPKIPKLSRTNFPMTDGLGFLDLLVENLAEILNFKGDRIVLLKRQIETIQRELKFLREFLEKIAQQRNEHVELRSVWEKVVGVAYEVEYIIDSYVANGGGTIWHHTFSDIVEHIKLIKGRVIKISTSDLYDSRTHSLGEISRISTHIEKPTINEAVVGFEDVLATLKQRVIGGSPDLDVITIFGMPGLGKTTLAKKLYDDCKAVNRFDVCVWCCISERYEKKLLLIDILQQINIGLPENVEEKSEGDLADLLRRSITGRRYLIFMDDIWTIEAWDDVKTTFRDDKQGSRIILTTRHAEVASYAKCITDPLRLRYFHNEESWMLLVQKLFQDQQCPPELVDVGKRIAEKCQGLPLSVVLVAGLLGKMETKEDGWLQVAESLSTTTVGDSSSRGIIELSYKHLPEYLKPCFLYFGGFMEDEEIPVSKLTWKWIAEGLVRKHKPKSLEDMAEEYLVDLISRSLVMDAKMRYNGRVKSCRIHDLLHEFCQNKAKEEKFWQYAYRY from the exons ATGTTCAGTATTGTCTCATATACTTTGGAGGATTTGGTCGATTGCATGGCTGATCGTCTTGCTCCTGATCTACTTGAGAAAATGAAGTCTCTTTCTTTCAAGCTAACATTCGAGAGAAGGTTCCGTTGGTCCATTGGAGATGGGTTTGCTAAGCGCGAAAACTACATAGATATCTGGCAGCAGTTTACCAGTGACATATCTTATTCAGTGGCATGCCTGAATTGTTTGTATTGGCTTGATGACATCCCCCAAGAAATTGCCCAGGGATTTGAGCAACATCTTTCTTCATCGATTAGAAGGTGTGAGGATGCAATCCAGATTGATGCCAGAGAGGTTCTTATCCGTCTGCATAAAGCTTCAGAGCTGTTGTTGACTTTTGATACTTCAATAAACGATCTTCCATTATATTTTGTGGACTTTGTCCTAGATAGTGTGGTTGAGTTACGCAATTCTAAGGAAAATTTAAAGTTTCCAATCAAGGGTCTGTCTGAAACTCTGCATTATCTGGGGACTTCAATAGCTGATCGGTTAACACAGAGCACTGAGAATCTTAAATTGAAAGGACAAGAAGCAATAAGAAGGATAGATTTTTTACGAGCTGAAGTTATGGAAAAGGAAGTAGGGGCATCCAATCACTCTTATGCTATCAATCCAAAG AGCATCCAAGACTTATGCACTCATTACTCTAGGAGAGAGCAAAAGTTGATGACAGACCCCTTCACGTGTATGAAGTGGTTGGAGAAGCATGGAGAGATAAAAATCAGACGTGTGGCCTTGGAGCTCAATATAAGACTTCATTATCTACAATTCATTCTGAAGAGACGGCCAAGTGGGCAGGAGGAGTTCAATCTTGTCTACCAAACCATGAAAACCATAGGAACCAACATTCATGAGGCATGTATTAATGCAAAATATGGAAGAGTAGACTCTGCTCTGTCGATCTTGGAATCACAACTGGCTTCTATGCTCAAAGATTTTGATCTTCGACAAGAAGTAGAACATGCTCATTCCCTCCTTAGTTCTTCCGCGAATGACTCTGATCTTCAGGGTGCACCCATGCCTACTCAACTTGCAATAGAATTTATCAGCACTCTTCTTCTGAATCTGAAGTATTTAGTGAGCTATAGATTCAAACCTAGGGCTACTGTGAAAAGAGAAATGGAAATATTTGAAGTAAAGCTGAGCTTTCTCAGGGGATTCCTCAAGTTGACGTCCATATTTTTCATCAAATCCGAGAGACTGGAAAATCTTGTGGCTCGTATTATAGCTCTAGTTGGTGAAGCAGCATGCATTTCTTATTGGTGTTATCCTGAAAAGTTAACTAGAAAGATGGAACATGAAATGAGTCACAGAATTTCGGATCTTTTGAGAAGGATGAAATCTTTTGAGGCAGAGATGAGAGACAACTATCTCATAGCCCTAGAGGCTTCACATTCTTCACAATCAGAATATCGTACTCCCTACAGCAGTGAGCTTGTTGTGGCCGTTGTTGATTCTCTTATTGACAATTTCATGGAGCTTGCTGATAAAGGGAGTACGTCCTTGATATTTAAAGCTCTCCGAATTGAAACCATCCATCAAGACCAGAGTTTCTTGATAACTTTGTTGAAGGATTTGCGGAGACAGTGTAGTGAGAATATAAAGTTTGATGATCTCTTGACATATGTCAAGGCTCAATCTGACAAGATGAATCAAGCAGCTCCTTCAGTTCCTCTTGAAGAGGTGTCAACGCAAGTAACTTCTTCACTTCTTCAACTGACAGTAATCATCAAACTCATCAAGGCAGAATTCTTTCTGATGGATCTCCAGCAATCCATTCCCAACTCAACAGTGTCTTGGAAAGGTGAAATCCCAATCCTTTCTGAGGAGCTGAAAGCCTTGACAACAATTGCAATAGATGTTCTTTGGCAATGCGATTGTCACTCAAGAAACGTTGAAGCTCTATCCGACATTTTTGAACATGTCATCAACATCCGTGACATAACAAATGCGACTGAACACATGGATGAAATGTTGTTTCATGGCCCATTTGAATTATCAGTGAAGGTAAAGCTCATCAAGTCAGAGATCAGTTTAAGGAAACTCTTGAAAAATCAGATCAGTATAGTAGATCCTGTGAAGGATAATTTTGATAACCTTCTGATGGATCTTGAATTTCTGGGAATGCTTCTCTTGGATCTGCCAGAGCAATATGCAAAGCAAGAAAGAAGAAATCATCTCTTAAGTTGTGTTGATGTGGTGGCTGCCGAAATAGATACCATCATTGAGTCTCATTGCTCAAAAAAAGATGTTGAAGGGATGGCAGGAAGAATGGACCTTCAACTCTCTGATGTGCTACAGAAAATAAAGTTGATCAAGGCAGAGGACAGAGAAATTTGTCCTAAAATTCCAAAACTGTCAAGAACTAATTTCCCCATGACTGATGGACTAGGTTTTCTTGATTTACTCGTTGAAAATCTAGCAGAGATCTTAAACTTTAAGGGTGACCGAATTGTTCTCTTAAAGCGTCAAATCGAGACGATTCAAAGGGAGCTCAAATTTCTAAGAGAATTTCTTGAGAAAATTGCCCAGCAGCGTAATGAGCATGTTGAGTTGAGAAGTGTATGGGAAAAAGTGGTAGGTGTAGCGTATGAAGTGGAATATATCATTGACTCATATGTTGCTAATGGAGGTGGCACGATTTGGCACCATACATTTTCTGATATCGTAGAACATATAAAGCTTATCAAAGGAAGAGTCATAAAGATCTCAACCAGTGACTTGTATGATTCCAGAACACATTCTCTTGGCGAGATTTCCCGTATCTCCACTCATATTGAGAAGCCAACTATAAATGAAGCAGTAGTGGGCTTTGAAGATGTCTTGGCAACATTAAAGCAGAGAGTAATTGGAGGATCCCCTGACTTAGATGTTATAACCATTTTTGGAATGCCTGGACTTGGAAAGACCACTTTGGCCAAGAAACTCTATGATGATTGCAAAGCTGTCAATCGCTTTGATGTTTGTGTGTGGTGCTGCATTTctgaaagatatgaaaagaaattATTGTTGATTGACATTTTACAACAAATTAATATTGGACTTCCAGAAAATGTTGAAGAAAAGAGTGAGGGAGATTTGGCTGACCTGTTGCGGAGAAGTATCACGGGAAGGAGGTACCTCATTTTCATGGATGATATTTGGACCATTGAAGCATGGGATGATGTCAAGACTACTTTTAGAGATGATAAGCAAGGAAGTAGAATTATTTTAACGACTCGTCATGCTGAAGTAGCTTCATATGCCAAGTGTATCACAGATCCTTTGCGCCTCCGTTATTTTCATAATGAAGAAAGTTGGATGTTGTTAGTACAGAAGCTATTTCAAGACCAACAATGTCCTCCAGAACTTGTGGATGTTGGTAAAAGAATTGCAGAGAAGTGTCAAGGATTACCTCTTTCAGTTGTTTTGGTGGCTGGCCTTCTTGGAAAGATGGAGACTAAAGAAGATGGATGGCTACAAGTTGCAGAAAGTCTAAGCACTACTACAGTTGGTGACTCGAGCAGTAGAGGCATAATAGAGTTAAGTTACAAGCATTTACCTGAATATCTTAAACCTTGTTTTCTTTACTTTGGAGGATTCATGGAAGATGAAGAAATTCCAGTCTCAAAGTTAACATGGAAGTGGATTGCCGAGGGCTTGGTTAGAAAGCATAAGCCAAAGAGCTTAGAAGATATGGCAGAAGAATACTTGGTCGATCTTATTAGCAGAAGCCTAGTAATGGATGCAAAAATGAGATATAATGGCAGGGTTAAATCGTGCCGAATTCATGATCTCTTGCATGAATTTTGTCAGAATAAAGCAAAAGAAGAAAAGTTTTGGCAATATGCATACAGGTACTAG